Proteins encoded together in one Microcaecilia unicolor chromosome 3, aMicUni1.1, whole genome shotgun sequence window:
- the C3H6orf120 gene encoding UPF0669 protein C6orf120 homolog has protein sequence MRAQWRGILYMLSALEALLLAHGYEEERAPAEWMLLHVVQGQIGAGNYSYLRLNHEGKIILKMHSLRGDADLYVSDATLHPSFDEYELQSATCGQDVIVVPAHFQRPVGIGVYGHPSYLESEYEMKVYYDRTLESDPFLESSYDPEKMETSQKKQHLPQDASQEEESIFWTILVGILKLVLEILF, from the coding sequence ATGAGAGCACAGTGGAGAGGCATCCTATATATGCTGTCAGCATTGGAAGCATTGTTATTAGCGCATGGCTATGAGGAAGAGAGAGCCCCGGCTGAATGGATGCTTCTTCATGTTGTCCAGGGTCAGATTGGAGCTGGGAACTATAGCTATTTAAGGCTAAATCATGAAGGGAAAATAATACTTAAAATGCACAGTTTAAGAGGCGATGCAGATTTGTATGTATCTGATGCAACCCTTCATCCCAGTTTTGATGAATATGAATTACAGTCAGCAACCTGTGGCCAGGATGTTATTGTTGTGCCAGCTCATTTCCAGCGTCCAGTGGGAATAGGAGTCTATGGTCATCCCTCTTACCTGGAGAGTGAATATGAAATGAAAGTATATTATGACAGAACACTTGAATCAGATCCATTTCTTGAATCATCATATGACCCAGAGAAGATGGAGACAAGTCAAAAGAAGCAGCATTTACCACAAGATGCATCTCAGGAAGAAGAATCCATATTTTGGACTATACTAGTAGGAATTTTGAAATTAGTCCTTGAGATtctattttaa